In Paralcaligenes sp. KSB-10, the following are encoded in one genomic region:
- a CDS encoding ABC transporter ATP-binding protein — MSNIVFSNVSRSFRREGKDFLALDDITFSVQEKEFVAVVGPSGCGKTTCLRMAAGLEFASTGSVAVGGKEVKAPGPERAVVFQQFALFPWKTVSENIRFGLRSLRVARSEADERIQCNIRLMGLDGYESAYPHQLSGGMQQRVAIARAYVLNPSVLLMDEPFGALDAQTRTVMQEELLRVGRVNPRTVMFITHAVEEAVYLADRVVVMTRRPGRIQEIVDIKPVRDAEGWQQYERIEDVMDLESFVHLRTQIWRLLREQNESVAN; from the coding sequence ATGAGCAATATTGTCTTTTCTAATGTCTCTCGTAGCTTTCGTCGGGAAGGTAAAGATTTCCTGGCTCTCGATGACATTACTTTTTCTGTGCAGGAAAAGGAGTTTGTCGCCGTGGTCGGACCCTCTGGCTGTGGCAAAACTACGTGTTTGCGCATGGCTGCCGGGCTGGAGTTCGCCAGTACGGGGAGTGTTGCAGTGGGTGGCAAGGAGGTTAAAGCTCCGGGGCCGGAGCGTGCAGTGGTGTTCCAGCAGTTCGCACTATTTCCATGGAAGACCGTCTCGGAGAATATTCGGTTCGGGCTTCGGTCGCTGCGTGTTGCTCGCAGCGAGGCAGACGAGCGCATCCAATGCAATATACGGCTTATGGGTTTGGACGGCTATGAATCTGCCTATCCCCATCAGCTTTCCGGTGGCATGCAGCAACGTGTGGCAATTGCTCGTGCCTACGTGCTCAATCCCAGCGTACTTTTAATGGACGAACCCTTTGGGGCGCTCGATGCTCAAACTCGCACGGTGATGCAGGAAGAACTGCTGCGCGTGGGGCGGGTCAATCCGCGAACCGTGATGTTTATCACTCATGCCGTCGAAGAGGCCGTTTATCTGGCCGACCGTGTGGTTGTGATGACCCGCCGTCCAGGAAGAATTCAGGAAATAGTCGATATTAAGCCAGTTCGTGATGCCGAAGGATGGCAACAGTACGAACGCATTGAAGACGTAATGGATCTTGAGTCATTTGTGCATCTGCGAACGCAGATCTGGCGGTTGCTGCGTGAGCAAAACGAATCAGTAGCTAATTAA
- a CDS encoding ABC transporter permease: MDGRLTKAQAIALPITGMLLFFGIWVFAAWAKLAPREFLPFPWDVLDEGLKLVTVPFSDLTLQDHLAASIGRFMSGFFLAAAVGVPMGLLMGWYRWLDNIVTPLFDSLRFIAPIAWVPFAALWFGAGIGGPTMIIFAGAFPPCLINAYRGSLFVEQKYIEAAQVYGASGVRIVYEVLLPAALPSVIAGLRVGAGAGWQSLIGAELIASNSGIGLLMVRAQAALDTPIVMVGMIATGVVGMLIDFGLGGVERWLNYKRG, from the coding sequence ATGGACGGCAGACTTACTAAAGCACAGGCCATTGCGCTTCCAATAACGGGAATGCTGCTTTTTTTCGGCATATGGGTTTTTGCGGCTTGGGCCAAACTGGCGCCACGTGAATTTTTGCCATTTCCTTGGGATGTATTGGACGAAGGACTAAAACTAGTAACGGTTCCATTTTCTGACTTAACTCTGCAAGACCACCTGGCCGCCAGCATTGGACGATTCATGAGTGGCTTCTTCTTGGCCGCGGCTGTCGGGGTTCCGATGGGTCTGTTAATGGGCTGGTATCGTTGGCTGGACAATATCGTGACGCCCCTGTTTGATAGCTTGCGGTTTATTGCTCCTATTGCGTGGGTACCCTTCGCGGCATTGTGGTTTGGAGCTGGAATTGGCGGCCCCACCATGATTATCTTTGCCGGAGCCTTTCCCCCATGTCTCATTAACGCTTATCGAGGCTCCCTCTTTGTCGAACAAAAGTATATCGAGGCGGCACAGGTCTACGGTGCTTCAGGCGTCCGCATTGTCTATGAGGTGCTTTTACCCGCCGCGCTCCCATCTGTCATCGCCGGCCTGCGAGTTGGTGCAGGGGCTGGCTGGCAATCGTTGATTGGTGCCGAATTGATCGCGTCTAACAGTGGTATTGGCCTATTAATGGTGCGCGCGCAAGCCGCCTTAGACACCCCGATTGTGATGGTGGGCATGATCGCTACGGGTGTAGTGGGGATGCTTATTGATTTTGGTTTGGGTGGTGTTGAGCGTTGGCTTAATTATAAGCGAGGCTGA
- a CDS encoding ABC transporter permease, with amino-acid sequence MIARDKFLRAQVGVVVVLTVLGSWYFGSKYGFINPQLFPTPEQFIAAARQLTLGEGYAGGLLLQHILQSVKLILLGFLAATALGVPLGLWIGWSRKAEALVGPVFLLIRPIPALAWIPLAIVWLGLGDAAKIMILWLAAFVPSVINSFTGVRNIPLTIIEASQMLGIRGWPLVKEVIVPGALPSIFTGVRLSLQVCLTALVAAELLGAPLGLGKILYQASLDIYPAMILVGMVTVAIVGFVLTAAFDYVEHLSMPWRTNN; translated from the coding sequence ATGATTGCCAGGGATAAGTTTCTACGGGCGCAAGTGGGTGTTGTTGTCGTGTTGACAGTGCTTGGTTCGTGGTATTTCGGCTCCAAGTATGGCTTTATCAACCCACAACTTTTCCCAACGCCCGAACAGTTCATTGCAGCGGCGCGTCAGCTAACACTGGGCGAAGGCTATGCCGGAGGGCTTTTGCTCCAGCATATTTTGCAAAGTGTAAAGCTTATCTTGCTGGGGTTTCTTGCTGCGACGGCTCTAGGTGTGCCATTAGGGCTATGGATTGGCTGGAGCAGAAAGGCCGAGGCGCTGGTGGGCCCCGTTTTTCTACTAATTCGGCCCATTCCTGCATTAGCCTGGATCCCACTAGCCATTGTATGGCTCGGGCTGGGTGATGCAGCGAAAATCATGATTTTATGGCTTGCTGCGTTTGTACCTTCGGTTATCAATAGTTTTACAGGCGTGCGCAATATTCCCTTAACCATAATCGAAGCCAGCCAAATGCTCGGTATTCGCGGGTGGCCTCTTGTGAAAGAAGTGATTGTGCCGGGCGCATTACCGTCCATTTTCACGGGAGTGCGGTTGTCACTACAAGTCTGTCTTACGGCTCTTGTCGCCGCAGAGCTTCTCGGTGCTCCCTTAGGATTAGGCAAAATTCTCTACCAGGCCAGTCTGGATATCTATCCTGCGATGATTCTGGTGGGTATGGTAACCGTAGCGATTGTCGGCTTTGTGCTCACGGCAGCATTTGATTATGTTGAGCACCTTTCGATGCCCTGGCGTACAAACAACTGA
- a CDS encoding alpha/beta hydrolase — MGGLCFGAQFFSLAIELTVLRPVIYASIIVLLSLAALAVFSPLRLVNMLAWADVKSKVVKNLSYGNEMRQKLDIYIPAQSESAPNVVVFLYGGNWNSGSRGQYGFVGKALASRGIMAVVADYRLSPEVAYPVFIEDTAQAVSWTLKHIGEYGGNVGNVFVAGHSAGAYNAAMVALDPRWLAKLDASPAALRGWIGIAGPYDFLPIVAESIKLAFLYPNTPVDSQPVRHVTAAAPPTLLITGAADDVVDPERNSAGLAADLRAAHVPVQTIILEDVGHGLLVGAFAPLLRSFFPVLDEVSAFVSCISDTVRRKEDICVRS, encoded by the coding sequence ATGGGTGGCCTTTGCTTCGGTGCTCAATTTTTCTCTCTGGCTATTGAATTGACGGTGCTTCGTCCCGTGATCTATGCCTCAATAATAGTATTGCTGTCGTTGGCGGCACTGGCCGTGTTTTCCCCGCTGAGGCTTGTGAACATGCTTGCTTGGGCTGACGTAAAAAGCAAGGTGGTGAAAAACCTGTCTTATGGCAACGAAATGCGCCAAAAGCTTGATATCTATATTCCTGCGCAATCGGAGTCGGCGCCCAATGTGGTCGTATTCCTCTACGGGGGAAACTGGAACAGCGGGTCGCGTGGGCAGTATGGCTTTGTAGGTAAAGCGCTGGCTTCACGAGGCATCATGGCCGTAGTGGCCGATTACCGCCTGTCTCCTGAGGTAGCATATCCCGTCTTCATTGAGGATACAGCCCAAGCGGTATCGTGGACACTGAAACACATAGGCGAATATGGGGGTAACGTCGGCAACGTTTTTGTAGCTGGCCACAGTGCGGGGGCCTACAATGCAGCCATGGTGGCGCTGGATCCACGCTGGCTTGCAAAACTCGATGCAAGTCCGGCGGCGCTGCGCGGCTGGATAGGTATCGCAGGCCCCTACGACTTCCTGCCCATTGTGGCCGAGTCCATAAAGCTCGCTTTTCTCTATCCGAATACGCCTGTGGACTCGCAGCCCGTAAGACACGTTACTGCTGCAGCACCGCCCACACTGCTGATTACCGGCGCCGCAGATGATGTAGTGGATCCGGAGAGAAATTCCGCAGGTCTCGCCGCGGATCTACGCGCCGCGCATGTTCCGGTGCAAACCATTATCCTTGAAGACGTAGGCCATGGCCTACTGGTTGGGGCGTTTGCGCCTTTACTGCGATCTTTTTTTCCGGTGCTCGACGAGGTGAGCGCTTTTGTATCTTGTATTTCAGATACTGTACGCCGTAAAGAGGATATCTGCGTTCGCTCTTAG
- a CDS encoding TspO/MBR family protein, translating into MHQYKSLVVFLALTGATALIGSQFLPGPWYASLNKPFFNPPNWIFAPVWTVLYVMMAVAAWRIWTRVGRIDSALALWAIQLVLNGLWSWIFFGLHRSGLALIDIGILLVMIAIVTMLFMRRDRLAGYLMLPYLAWVAFASVLNFSLWLLN; encoded by the coding sequence ATGCATCAATACAAATCGTTGGTCGTTTTTCTTGCCTTGACCGGGGCAACGGCATTGATAGGAAGCCAGTTCCTGCCAGGCCCTTGGTATGCGTCGTTAAACAAACCATTTTTCAACCCGCCGAACTGGATTTTCGCGCCTGTGTGGACCGTTCTGTATGTGATGATGGCGGTTGCCGCCTGGCGCATATGGACACGAGTCGGGAGGATCGACAGCGCTCTTGCTTTATGGGCAATACAGCTAGTTTTGAACGGACTATGGTCCTGGATTTTCTTTGGCTTGCACCGCTCCGGCCTGGCGCTGATCGATATCGGTATCCTGCTCGTCATGATCGCGATAGTGACTATGCTTTTTATGCGTCGCGACCGGCTGGCAGGCTATTTGATGTTGCCCTATCTGGCATGGGTGGCCTTTGCTTCGGTGCTCAATTTTTCTCTCTGGCTATTGAATTGA
- a CDS encoding SDR family NAD(P)-dependent oxidoreductase, translating into MFLKALNPRWTHWQGKRVWLVGASSGIGAAVALDLLRQGARVALSARRQDALLAVAANSALASVLPMDVTDPAAWRVVHDRLIQEWGGLDLIVFCAAQYEQIRPWELQSDKVRGTIETNLSSVYYGLEVILPGLIARGNGSIALIASVAGYLGLPNATVYGPTKAALINLAELLYAELHPKGLGVYLVNPGFVKTKLTANNKFPMPAMISANEAARQIIDGIEKGQFEIHFPKRFTRLLKVIELLPYRLRLTALGQMMKQ; encoded by the coding sequence ATGTTTCTGAAGGCGCTTAATCCTCGCTGGACTCACTGGCAGGGGAAACGAGTATGGCTGGTTGGTGCCTCCAGCGGTATCGGCGCGGCAGTTGCCCTCGACCTGCTGCGGCAGGGAGCGCGCGTCGCCCTGAGCGCGCGCAGGCAGGATGCGCTTCTCGCTGTTGCCGCCAACTCGGCGCTGGCCAGCGTGCTGCCCATGGATGTCACGGATCCTGCCGCGTGGAGGGTCGTGCACGATCGATTGATTCAAGAGTGGGGCGGGCTGGATCTGATCGTTTTTTGTGCCGCGCAGTATGAGCAGATACGTCCATGGGAACTGCAGTCAGACAAGGTTCGAGGAACAATTGAAACCAATCTTTCCAGCGTTTATTACGGGCTTGAAGTGATCCTGCCTGGCCTGATCGCTCGAGGCAATGGTTCGATTGCGTTGATCGCCAGTGTGGCTGGCTACCTGGGGCTGCCCAATGCCACCGTGTACGGGCCGACCAAGGCTGCACTCATCAACTTGGCGGAACTGCTTTATGCAGAGCTGCACCCAAAGGGCCTGGGTGTCTATTTGGTGAACCCCGGTTTTGTGAAAACCAAGCTGACCGCCAATAACAAGTTTCCTATGCCCGCCATGATTTCCGCGAACGAGGCTGCCAGGCAGATAATCGATGGTATCGAGAAGGGACAGTTTGAGATTCATTTTCCGAAACGATTTACACGGCTGCTCAAGGTAATTGAACTGTTGCCATATCGTCTGCGGCTGACTGCGCTGGGGCAGATGATGAAGCAGTGA
- a CDS encoding DUF3833 domain-containing protein, translating to MKRLLMLGSVLALTACAMPDVSRYAQDEPKLDVTQYFQGKTEAWGMFQKRSGEVVKRFHIKMEGHNQDDKFILKEHFFYTDGTSQERVWTFTRQTDGSLHGRADDVVGVAIGKGAGNAFRMRYTLKLPVGDSVHNVKFDDWLFRVDETTVVNRASVTKFGFEVGQVTVFFRRDQ from the coding sequence ATGAAAAGACTGCTTATGCTGGGAAGTGTGCTGGCACTTACTGCCTGCGCCATGCCCGATGTTTCCCGCTACGCCCAGGACGAGCCCAAGCTCGATGTCACCCAGTATTTTCAGGGCAAGACCGAAGCATGGGGCATGTTTCAAAAACGCAGTGGCGAGGTCGTCAAGCGCTTTCACATAAAGATGGAGGGCCATAACCAGGATGACAAGTTCATTCTAAAAGAGCATTTCTTCTATACCGATGGAACGAGTCAGGAGCGTGTATGGACTTTTACGCGGCAGACGGATGGTTCACTGCATGGCAGGGCTGATGATGTGGTGGGCGTAGCCATAGGCAAGGGGGCCGGCAATGCCTTTCGCATGCGCTACACGCTTAAGTTGCCGGTTGGCGACTCCGTCCACAACGTCAAGTTTGATGACTGGCTCTTCAGGGTGGATGAGACGACCGTCGTGAATAGGGCTAGCGTGACGAAGTTTGGTTTCGAAGTCGGGCAGGTCACTGTGTTTTTTCGCCGTGACCAATAA
- a CDS encoding MFS transporter, with translation MSRRAASFAAYGLLGMPLAMAALPVYIQVPIYYTSQLGLSLSLTGFVLFAARIVDTVQDPWIGLWVDRLARRSRLGRALWVACLVLIIAFAGLWLAPVSGPLLAAWLAFALIIVYTAHSVLNIAYLAWGARLAPDTVGLTKAAGWREAFGLAGVVLASTLPAWLVNAADRSSQQSMGAYSIAFALLLALGVTALLHRAPSWLHAQLAENSASWRVCLANQPVRRLLPPYFLNALSVSVPATLALFFIADVLVEPHWSGYFLGTYFLAGAAGMPVWMKLATRLGPARAWRLGMILAIITFVWAATLGPGDRYPYLAICVLAGLSLGADLVLPPVLLARLIPDRQAPAAYYGLWSLLGKLALALSGLALPWLAILDYQPGEIGSGGHALAWTYGGLPCFLKLLALWRLRNFHDSNGEQTT, from the coding sequence ATGAGCCGACGCGCAGCTTCGTTCGCGGCATATGGCCTGCTCGGCATGCCGCTGGCCATGGCAGCCTTGCCTGTCTACATTCAGGTACCCATTTACTACACCAGCCAGCTTGGGCTGTCGCTGTCGCTGACAGGGTTTGTGCTATTTGCCGCCAGGATTGTCGATACGGTCCAGGACCCCTGGATAGGTCTGTGGGTGGACCGTCTTGCGCGTCGATCCCGCCTTGGCCGTGCGCTGTGGGTGGCATGCCTGGTGCTTATTATTGCCTTTGCCGGATTGTGGCTGGCGCCAGTATCCGGTCCGCTGCTGGCTGCATGGCTGGCGTTTGCTCTGATCATTGTCTATACCGCTCACAGCGTGCTGAACATCGCCTATCTGGCTTGGGGCGCCCGATTGGCGCCCGATACCGTTGGGTTGACCAAAGCTGCGGGCTGGCGTGAGGCCTTCGGCCTGGCCGGGGTTGTGCTTGCGAGCACGCTTCCAGCCTGGCTGGTCAATGCCGCAGACAGGAGTTCTCAACAAAGCATGGGTGCCTACTCCATCGCGTTCGCGCTCCTGCTGGCGCTGGGCGTTACTGCCTTGCTCCATCGGGCGCCGTCGTGGCTTCATGCTCAACTGGCGGAAAATAGCGCTTCATGGCGCGTCTGCCTGGCTAACCAGCCGGTCAGGCGCCTGTTGCCTCCTTATTTTCTGAACGCTTTGTCGGTATCCGTTCCGGCCACACTTGCGCTTTTCTTTATTGCCGATGTGCTCGTGGAACCGCACTGGTCGGGCTATTTTCTGGGCACGTATTTTCTGGCCGGCGCGGCAGGCATGCCGGTATGGATGAAACTGGCAACGCGCCTGGGCCCGGCTCGCGCATGGCGACTGGGCATGATTCTGGCAATCATCACTTTTGTGTGGGCTGCCACGCTGGGGCCTGGTGATCGCTACCCTTATCTTGCCATTTGTGTATTGGCAGGCCTTTCACTTGGCGCCGACCTGGTGTTGCCTCCGGTTTTGCTGGCCCGCCTGATACCCGATCGCCAAGCGCCAGCGGCCTACTACGGTTTATGGAGCCTGCTCGGGAAGCTCGCGCTGGCTTTATCGGGTCTTGCTCTGCCCTGGCTGGCCATTCTGGATTACCAGCCCGGCGAGATCGGCAGCGGCGGGCATGCCTTGGCCTGGACCTACGGTGGGTTGCCATGTTTTTTGAAGTTGCTGGCCTTGTGGCGCTTGCGTAATTTTCACGATTCAAATGGAGAACAAACCACATGA
- a CDS encoding chalcone isomerase family protein, whose product MRGGLIALALFFFSGHAWSDWRPALPDAQLCGQGEFRMFGFDIYTAQLWGSCDSAPFDAPFALQLTYHRTIARSKIVDSSLDEMMRLAARPVSSVTLAHWRDLMQTAFVDVKSGDTLTGVYLPGEGVRFYAGTRLTADIDDVQFARAFFEIWLHAETRAPGLRNDLLKARP is encoded by the coding sequence ATGCGCGGCGGCCTGATTGCACTCGCCCTGTTTTTCTTCAGCGGCCATGCGTGGTCGGACTGGCGACCGGCGCTGCCGGATGCACAGCTTTGCGGGCAGGGCGAGTTTCGAATGTTTGGATTTGATATTTATACTGCGCAATTGTGGGGTAGCTGCGACTCAGCCCCCTTCGATGCGCCGTTTGCGTTGCAACTGACCTACCATCGCACTATTGCGCGCAGCAAGATTGTTGACAGCAGCCTGGATGAAATGATGCGTCTGGCGGCTCGTCCCGTGTCCAGTGTTACGCTGGCGCATTGGCGCGACCTGATGCAGACGGCTTTTGTTGATGTAAAGTCGGGCGACACGCTTACTGGGGTTTATCTACCCGGCGAAGGCGTGAGGTTCTATGCCGGCACCCGGCTCACGGCGGATATCGACGACGTTCAGTTTGCACGTGCCTTTTTTGAAATCTGGCTGCATGCAGAGACGCGGGCGCCAGGCCTGCGCAACGATTTGCTGAAGGCAAGGCCATGA
- a CDS encoding cyclopropane-fatty-acyl-phospholipid synthase family protein, giving the protein MTSYFASDSAIERVPTYAQLFFSLLERVRVGHLTLVMPSGERRIFGNSMSLPGAVLTIHDWRACSRILKSGDIGFADAYQAGWLDTPDLTDLLRFALCNEAVLPEAVWGKWISRLWYALLHRLRVNSRAGSKRNIHAHYDIGNAFYKQWLDPGMSYSSALFAGEAAKSLEQAQTDKYEHIVQSLALRPGMQVLEIGCGWGGFALHAARQGIRVHAVTISEAQYELARQRILDEGLTEVVRVELCDYRDLHGQYDAVVSIEMFEAVGEKFWPEFGRILHERLKPGAQALLQSITIDEARFEHYRRSSDFIRQAIFPGGMLPSPERLLGVGRKAGLEGDITLRFGLDYAETLRRWRQAFEKNLTEVRRLGFDDAFVRVWRLYLAYCEAGFEEQRTDVVQFVFTRPS; this is encoded by the coding sequence ATGACATCCTACTTTGCGTCTGACTCCGCCATAGAGCGTGTGCCCACGTATGCCCAGCTATTTTTTTCGCTGCTCGAGCGCGTCCGGGTCGGACATCTGACTCTGGTAATGCCATCAGGCGAGAGGCGAATATTCGGCAACTCCATGTCGCTGCCTGGGGCCGTGCTGACCATCCATGATTGGCGTGCTTGCTCGCGGATACTTAAGAGCGGTGACATCGGTTTTGCAGATGCCTATCAGGCTGGCTGGCTGGACACCCCGGATTTGACAGACCTGCTGCGCTTTGCTTTGTGCAATGAAGCGGTGCTTCCCGAGGCGGTGTGGGGCAAATGGATTTCGCGCCTGTGGTACGCCTTGTTGCATCGCTTGCGCGTGAACAGCCGGGCGGGAAGCAAACGCAATATCCATGCCCATTACGATATCGGCAACGCGTTTTATAAACAGTGGCTGGATCCCGGGATGAGTTATTCCAGCGCGCTGTTTGCGGGAGAGGCGGCAAAGAGCCTCGAACAGGCCCAGACTGACAAGTACGAGCATATCGTGCAGTCTTTGGCATTGCGGCCGGGTATGCAGGTGCTGGAAATAGGCTGTGGCTGGGGAGGGTTTGCCTTGCATGCCGCCCGTCAGGGAATACGAGTGCATGCCGTGACGATTTCTGAAGCCCAGTACGAATTGGCGCGGCAACGCATCCTGGATGAAGGGCTCACTGAGGTCGTCCGGGTAGAGCTTTGCGATTATCGTGATCTGCATGGCCAGTACGACGCCGTGGTCTCTATAGAAATGTTCGAAGCGGTAGGCGAAAAATTCTGGCCGGAGTTTGGCCGCATCTTGCACGAACGGCTCAAGCCCGGAGCACAGGCACTGCTTCAATCCATCACCATCGACGAAGCGCGATTCGAGCATTATCGCCGCAGCAGCGACTTCATCAGGCAGGCCATTTTCCCTGGCGGCATGCTGCCTAGCCCGGAGCGACTGCTCGGGGTAGGGCGCAAGGCTGGTCTTGAGGGTGACATTACGCTGCGCTTCGGCCTGGATTACGCCGAAACCCTCAGGCGCTGGCGACAGGCATTCGAGAAGAATCTGACAGAAGTTCGCAGGCTGGGATTCGACGATGCTTTTGTGCGTGTCTGGCGGCTCTACCTTGCTTATTGCGAGGCGGGGTTTGAAGAGCAGCGCACGGATGTTGTGCAATTTGTATTTACCAGGCCCAGCTAG
- a CDS encoding DUF1365 domain-containing protein — protein sequence MGQVMSTFGSTSDTLSPPLLLVERVMHERLRPAHNRFVYPVFCVRLNLDRLKDLDRWWFGVDRRCLMGIRTRDYGACDGSDLAAWMRRHLAEAGVQADGEIWLQTFPRVFGYVFNPVSFWYCHDSAGGLRALLAEVTSTFGERHSYLLTGPEGQAITSSTTLECRKQLHVSPFCRVEGRYQFRVRDTADTSFVGIDYFDSAGLVLRTSIGGRKSVLNRQSATQALMRQPFMTFSIIARIYWQAVRLWLANVPFFPKPQVSNAASPTVTSENAITEKKP from the coding sequence ATGGGCCAAGTTATGAGCACCTTTGGTTCCACTTCAGACACACTAAGTCCCCCCTTGTTGCTGGTTGAGCGGGTTATGCATGAACGGCTGCGGCCTGCGCACAACCGTTTTGTTTACCCGGTGTTCTGCGTACGGCTCAATCTTGATCGGCTGAAAGATCTTGATCGATGGTGGTTTGGTGTAGATCGCCGTTGCTTGATGGGCATCCGTACGCGCGACTATGGGGCATGCGACGGATCTGATCTGGCCGCCTGGATGCGTCGGCATCTTGCCGAAGCGGGCGTGCAGGCCGATGGCGAGATCTGGCTGCAGACCTTTCCCCGCGTCTTCGGCTACGTCTTCAATCCGGTAAGTTTCTGGTATTGCCATGACAGCGCAGGCGGATTGCGAGCGCTATTGGCTGAGGTAACCAGTACCTTCGGAGAGCGGCACAGTTATCTGCTGACTGGGCCAGAGGGCCAGGCCATCACCAGCAGCACCACGCTCGAATGCCGGAAGCAATTGCATGTATCGCCTTTTTGTCGCGTAGAAGGCCGATATCAGTTTCGCGTACGGGACACGGCAGACACTTCATTCGTGGGCATTGATTATTTTGATAGCGCTGGTCTGGTGTTGCGTACATCAATTGGTGGGCGCAAGAGCGTGCTCAACCGCCAATCGGCTACGCAGGCCTTAATGAGACAGCCTTTTATGACATTTTCAATCATTGCACGAATTTATTGGCAGGCAGTGCGTCTTTGGCTAGCTAACGTTCCATTTTTTCCAAAACCTCAAGTTTCGAACGCGGCATCACCCACCGTTACTTCCGAAAACGCAATAACAGAAAAGAAACCATGA
- a CDS encoding NAD(P)/FAD-dependent oxidoreductase has translation MSSAPVYGARVAVVGAGISGLASAYLLARRYDVTLFEAADYPGGHTNTVDVTLDGVTHPVDTGFLVLNDRTYPNLIKLFEELGVATHPSDMSFSVSLDDGRLEWAGSDLNTVFAQRRNIFSPSFIGMLRDIVRFNGSAQRHLDMAETTGCSLNELLLQGGYGITFRNNYLLPMSSAIWSSAAADILNFPAATFLRFCVNHGLLQVRNRPQWRTVVGGGREYVGRMIRQIPGLRLNSRVLGISRNAGSVSILTASGAEQFDAVIMATHAPDSLRMLANPDRREQAILGAVRYQKNTAVLHTDASLLPRRRRVWSAWNYLGANAAGASRPVCVSYLLNQLQPLPFSTPLVVTLNPIEPPAPEKLLSSFEYAHPILDLHAIAAQTQLSSLQGLNGTWHVGAWTGYGFHEDGLKSALRIAKSFGVSPEWAKL, from the coding sequence ATGTCTAGCGCCCCCGTTTATGGCGCGCGTGTCGCCGTGGTGGGTGCGGGCATCAGTGGCCTGGCCAGCGCTTACTTGCTGGCCAGGCGTTACGACGTCACCTTGTTCGAAGCCGCCGACTATCCCGGTGGGCATACCAATACGGTGGATGTGACCCTGGACGGCGTGACGCATCCCGTCGATACCGGCTTTCTGGTTCTCAATGACCGCACCTATCCGAATCTCATCAAGCTGTTCGAAGAGCTGGGGGTAGCCACACATCCCAGTGACATGAGCTTTTCCGTGTCGCTCGATGATGGCCGGCTTGAATGGGCGGGCAGTGATCTGAACACGGTGTTTGCGCAGCGGCGCAACATTTTTTCGCCGAGCTTTATTGGCATGTTGCGCGATATCGTGCGTTTCAATGGTTCGGCGCAGCGCCATCTTGATATGGCAGAGACCACGGGCTGCTCTTTGAACGAGCTCTTGTTGCAGGGCGGTTATGGCATCACTTTCAGGAACAACTATCTGCTTCCCATGTCGTCGGCTATCTGGTCTAGCGCCGCCGCCGATATCCTGAACTTCCCGGCCGCAACTTTTCTTCGTTTCTGCGTAAATCACGGGCTGTTGCAAGTGCGCAATCGTCCTCAATGGAGAACCGTGGTCGGCGGTGGCCGTGAATACGTGGGACGCATGATTCGCCAGATTCCCGGCCTGCGCCTGAACTCCCGGGTGCTCGGGATTTCTCGCAACGCAGGCAGCGTTTCCATATTGACCGCGTCGGGCGCAGAGCAATTCGATGCTGTCATCATGGCTACGCACGCTCCTGACTCGCTGCGCATGCTGGCAAATCCCGATAGGCGCGAGCAAGCCATACTCGGCGCCGTGCGCTATCAAAAAAATACGGCGGTGCTTCATACCGATGCTTCTCTTTTGCCTCGCCGTCGCCGCGTATGGTCCGCCTGGAACTACCTGGGCGCAAATGCGGCGGGCGCCAGCCGTCCTGTTTGTGTTAGCTATCTGCTTAATCAGCTCCAGCCCTTGCCGTTCAGCACGCCACTGGTGGTAACCCTGAACCCCATCGAGCCGCCCGCGCCGGAGAAGCTGCTGTCTTCCTTCGAGTATGCGCATCCCATTCTTGACCTGCATGCCATTGCGGCACAGACGCAGCTTTCCTCGCTGCAGGGGTTGAACGGCACCTGGCATGTCGGTGCCTGGACGGGTTATGGTTTTCACGAAGACGGCCTGAAATCAGCGCTTCGCATCGCCAAAAGTTTTGGCGTTTCCCCGGAATGGGCCAAGTTATGA